Proteins from a genomic interval of Rosa chinensis cultivar Old Blush chromosome 2, RchiOBHm-V2, whole genome shotgun sequence:
- the LOC112189938 gene encoding magnesium transporter MRS2-1, with amino-acid sequence MDDLKERLLPPKVPKPASAINLRESSYRTSAFGRQPFHGVDVLGLKKRGQGLRSWIRVDTSGNSQIIEVDKFTMMRRCDLPARDLRLLDPLFVYPSTILGREKAIVVNLEQIRCIITADEVLLLNSLDNYVLQYVVELQKRLTTNGVGDVWQSDGSDMSRRRGGRNFDNVFGSTSPDYLPFEFRALEVALEAACTFLDSQAAELEIEAYPLLDELTSKISTLNLERARRLKSRLLALTRRVQKVRDEIEQLMDDDGDMAEMYLTEKKSRMEASFYGEQSVMGYRSNDGISLSAPVSPVSSPPDGRKLEKSLSIARSRHESMRSSESATESIEELEMLLEAYFVVIDSTLNKLTSLKEYIDDTEDFINIQLDNVRNQLIQFELLLTTATFVVAIFGVVAGIFGMNFEIALFDDPAAFKWVLVITGVTGICIFSAFVWFFKYRRLMPL; translated from the exons ATGGATGACCTCAAGGAGCGGCTGCTTCCGCCGAAAGTTCCAAAACCTGCATCTGCTATAAACCTTCGGGAATCATCTTATCGGACATCGGCTTTTGGAAGGCAACCTTTTCACGGTGTGGATGTTCTGGGGCTGAAGAAGCGGGGACAGGGCCTTCGGTCCTGGATTCGTGTTGATACGTCTGGGAATTCTCAGATTATTGAGGTTGACAAGTTCACCATGATGCGACGTTGTGATCTACCTGCCCGTGATTTGCGCCTGCTTGATCCTCTATTTGTGTACCCCTCAACTATCCTTGGCAGAGAGAAGGCTATTGTAGTAAATCTAGAGCAGATTCGTTGTATTATCACGGCTGATGAGGTTCTGCTTTTGAATTCCCTTGATAACTATGTATTGCAGTATGTGGTGGAGCTACAGAAAAGGTTGACAACAAATGGTGTAGGTGATGTTTGGCAGTCTGATGGTTCTGACATGAGCAGGAGGAGGGGAGGTAGAAATTTTGATAATGTGTTTGGGAGCACATCTCCTGACTATTTGCCCTTTGAATTTAGGGCTTTAGAAGTTGCTCTGGAGGCTGCCTGTACATTCCTTGATTCTCAG GCAGCTGAACTGGAAATTGAAGCTTATCCATTACTTGATGAGCTTACGTCAAAAATCAGTACACTGAACTTGGAACGTGCTCGAAGATTGAAAAGCAGACTTCTTGCCCTGACCCGAAGAGTTCAGAAG GTTCGGGATGAAATAGAGCAGCTCATGGATGATGATGGAGATATGGCTGAGATGTATCTCACTGAGAAGAAAAGTCGTATGGAGGCATCATTTTATGGTGAACAATCTGTGATGGGGTATAGATCTAATGATGGTATATCTCTTTCTGCTCCTGTTTCCCCTGTATCTTCACCTCCCGATGGTCGAAAACTTGAGAAAAGCTTGAGTATTGCAAGGAGTCGACATGAAAGCATGAGAAGTTCAGAAAGTGCTACAGAGAGTATAGAAGAGCTTGAGATGCTGCTGGAAGCATACTTTGTTGTCATTGATAGCACCCTGAATAAGCTGACTTCG TTGAAAGAATACATTGATGATACAGAAGATTTCATTAACATTCAGCTG GACAATGTCCGTAATCAGCTGATTCAATTTGAACTGCTACTGACAACTGCAACTTTTGTGGTTGCGATATTCGGAGTTGTAGCAGGAATCTTTGGCATGAACTTTGAAATCGCATTGTTTGATGACCCTGCCGCGTTTAAGTGGGTACTTGTAATCACAGGAGTAACTGGCATCTGTATATTTTCTGCATTTGTGTGGTTCTTCAAGTATAGAAGACTCATGCCACTATAG